A single Cupriavidus sp. D39 DNA region contains:
- a CDS encoding ABC transporter ATP-binding protein, protein MLKLEQVHTHYGAIEALSGVSIEVNKGEIVTLIGSNGAGKTTLMMTVCGSPRASSGRVMFEGQDITRRPTHEIMRLGMAISPEGRRVFPSLTVLENLKMGAFFGKRDEIEAGVEHVYKLFPRLKQRSTQRAGTMSGGEQQMLAIGRALMSRPRLLLLDEPTLGLAPLVIAQIFDIIRTIRDEGVTVFLVEQNANKALGVADRGYVLETGRVVLADTGANLLANDRIKSAYLGG, encoded by the coding sequence ATGCTGAAGCTGGAACAAGTCCATACCCATTACGGCGCGATCGAAGCGCTGTCTGGCGTATCGATTGAGGTGAACAAGGGCGAGATCGTCACGCTGATCGGCAGCAACGGCGCCGGCAAGACCACGCTGATGATGACTGTGTGCGGCTCGCCGCGCGCGTCCAGCGGGCGCGTGATGTTCGAAGGACAGGACATCACGCGGCGCCCCACGCACGAGATCATGCGGCTCGGCATGGCAATCTCGCCGGAAGGGCGGCGCGTGTTTCCCAGCCTGACCGTGCTGGAGAACCTGAAAATGGGTGCCTTCTTCGGCAAGCGCGACGAGATCGAGGCGGGCGTCGAGCACGTCTACAAGCTCTTCCCGCGGCTCAAGCAGCGCTCCACCCAGCGCGCCGGCACCATGTCCGGCGGCGAGCAGCAGATGCTGGCCATCGGCCGCGCGCTGATGAGCCGGCCCCGGCTGCTGCTGCTGGACGAGCCCACGCTAGGGTTGGCGCCGCTGGTGATCGCGCAGATCTTCGACATCATCCGGACCATTCGTGACGAAGGCGTCACTGTGTTCCTGGTCGAGCAGAACGCCAACAAGGCGCTGGGCGTGGCCGACCGCGGCTATGTGCTGGAGACCGGCCGCGTGGTGCTGGCGGACACGGGGGCCAACCTGCTGGCCAACGACCGCATCAAGAGCGCCTACCTGGGAGGCTAA
- the sdhD gene encoding succinate dehydrogenase, hydrophobic membrane anchor protein yields the protein MANNNIGPKRLVVGAHYGLKDWLAQRVTAVIMVVFTIVLAVAFLLSNGASYEAWAGLFSNQWMKIITFLTILSLLYHAWIGVRDIWMDYVKPMAVRLVLQVLTILWLVGCAGYAAQILWRV from the coding sequence GTGGCAAATAATAATATCGGTCCCAAGCGTCTAGTCGTCGGTGCGCACTACGGTCTCAAAGACTGGCTCGCGCAGCGCGTCACCGCAGTCATCATGGTGGTCTTCACCATCGTGCTGGCAGTCGCCTTCCTGCTCTCGAACGGCGCTTCCTACGAAGCGTGGGCAGGTCTCTTCTCCAACCAGTGGATGAAGATCATCACGTTCCTCACCATCCTGTCGCTGCTGTATCACGCCTGGATTGGCGTGCGCGACATCTGGATGGACTATGTGAAGCCGATGGCCGTGCGCCTCGTGCTGCAAGTTCTTACGATTCTGTGGCTCGTCGGTTGTGCGGGCTACGCAGCTCAGATTCTCTGGAGGGTGTAA
- a CDS encoding succinate dehydrogenase iron-sulfur subunit: protein MKRIFEVYRYDPDKDAAPRMQTYEVELDGHERMLLDALVKLKKLDETISFRRSCREGVCGSDAMNINGKNGLACLTNMLELPDRIVLRPLPGLPVVRDLIVDMTQFFKQYNSIKPYLINDEPPPEKERLQSPEERDELDGLYECILCASCSTSCPSFWWNPDKFVGPAGLLQAYRFIADSRDQATSERLDDLNDPYRLFRCHSIMNCVDVCPKGLNPTKAIGKIKELMVRRSV from the coding sequence ATGAAGCGTATTTTCGAAGTCTACCGCTATGATCCGGACAAGGATGCTGCGCCCCGCATGCAGACGTACGAGGTCGAGCTCGACGGTCATGAGCGCATGTTGCTGGACGCGCTGGTCAAGCTGAAGAAGCTGGACGAAACCATCTCGTTCCGCCGTTCGTGCCGCGAAGGCGTGTGCGGCTCGGACGCGATGAACATCAACGGCAAGAATGGTCTGGCCTGCCTGACCAACATGCTCGAGCTGCCGGACCGCATCGTCTTGCGTCCGCTGCCCGGCCTGCCGGTGGTGCGCGACCTGATCGTCGACATGACGCAGTTCTTCAAGCAGTACAACTCGATCAAGCCGTACCTCATCAACGACGAGCCGCCGCCCGAGAAAGAGCGCCTGCAGTCGCCCGAGGAGCGCGACGAGCTGGACGGCCTGTATGAGTGCATCCTGTGCGCAAGCTGCTCGACGTCGTGCCCGTCGTTCTGGTGGAACCCGGACAAGTTCGTCGGCCCGGCCGGCTTGCTGCAAGCTTATCGCTTCATCGCGGACAGCCGCGACCAGGCGACCAGCGAGCGCCTGGACGACCTGAACGACCCGTACCGACTGTTCCGTTGCCACAGCATCATGAACTGCGTCGACGTTTGCCCGAAGGGGTTGAACCCGACCAAGGCCATCGGCAAGATCAAAGAGCTGATGGTTCGCCGCTCGGTCTGA
- the gltA gene encoding citrate synthase, giving the protein MTPSDVKATLSFSDGSPSVELPIYTGTVGPDVIDIRKLYGQTGKFTYDPGFMSTASCNSKITYIDGDKGELLYRGYPIEQLATKCDHLETCYLLLKGELPNAKQKEEFVGAVMNHTMVHEQMQFFLRGFRRDAHPMAVLTGLVGAMSAFYHDAMDIDDPHQREISAIRLIAKMPTLVAMAYKYNIGQPYIYPQNDLSYSGNFMQMMFSTPCAPYKVNPVLERALDRIFILHADHEQNASTSTVRLAGSSGTNPFAAIAAGVACLWGPAHGGANEAALKMLEEIGSVDNITEFIKQVKDKNSGVRLMGFGHRVYKNYDPRAKLMRETCYEVLNELGLHNDPLFKLAMELEKIALEDEYFVSRKLYPNVDFYSGIVQRALGIPTSLFTCIFALARTPGWISQWEEMITDPEYKIGRPRQLFNGAASRTVPDMGTR; this is encoded by the coding sequence ATGACGCCGTCCGATGTGAAAGCCACGCTATCGTTTTCCGATGGTTCCCCCAGCGTCGAGCTGCCGATTTATACGGGTACCGTTGGCCCCGACGTAATCGATATTCGCAAGCTGTACGGACAAACCGGCAAGTTCACCTATGACCCCGGTTTCATGTCGACGGCTTCGTGCAATTCGAAGATCACCTACATCGACGGGGACAAGGGCGAGCTGCTGTACCGCGGCTACCCGATCGAGCAGCTGGCCACCAAGTGCGACCACCTGGAAACCTGTTACCTGCTGCTCAAGGGCGAACTGCCCAATGCCAAGCAGAAGGAAGAATTCGTCGGTGCGGTGATGAACCACACCATGGTTCACGAGCAGATGCAGTTCTTCCTGCGCGGCTTCCGCCGCGATGCCCACCCGATGGCCGTCCTGACGGGCCTGGTCGGCGCCATGAGCGCGTTCTACCACGACGCCATGGACATCGATGATCCGCACCAGCGCGAAATCTCCGCGATCCGCCTGATCGCCAAGATGCCGACCCTGGTCGCCATGGCCTACAAGTACAACATCGGCCAGCCGTACATCTATCCGCAGAACGACCTGTCCTACTCGGGCAACTTCATGCAGATGATGTTCTCCACGCCGTGCGCCCCGTACAAGGTGAACCCGGTGCTCGAGCGCGCGCTCGACCGCATCTTCATCCTGCACGCAGACCACGAGCAGAACGCATCCACCTCCACGGTGCGCCTGGCCGGCTCCTCGGGTACCAACCCGTTCGCCGCCATCGCCGCCGGCGTGGCTTGCCTGTGGGGCCCGGCCCACGGTGGCGCCAACGAAGCCGCCCTCAAGATGCTTGAGGAAATCGGCAGCGTCGACAACATCACCGAGTTCATCAAGCAGGTCAAGGACAAGAACTCGGGCGTGCGCCTGATGGGCTTTGGCCACCGCGTGTACAAGAACTACGACCCGCGCGCCAAGCTGATGCGCGAAACCTGCTATGAAGTGCTGAATGAACTGGGCCTGCACAACGACCCGCTGTTCAAGCTCGCCATGGAACTGGAAAAGATCGCGCTGGAAGACGAGTACTTCGTCAGCCGCAAGCTGTACCCGAATGTCGACTTCTACTCGGGCATCGTGCAGCGCGCACTCGGCATCCCGACGTCGCTGTTCACCTGCATCTTCGCACTGGCCCGTACCCCGGGCTGGATCTCGCAGTGGGAAGAAATGATCACCGATCCGGAATACAAGATCGGCCGTCCGCGCCAGCTGTTCAACGGCGCGGCAAGCCGCACCGTGCCGGATATGGGCACGCGTTGA
- a CDS encoding entericidin A/B family lipoprotein gives MKQALIVLLACVCTLQLAGCHTMAGLGKDTQAAGRSLESAAKK, from the coding sequence ATGAAACAAGCCCTGATCGTGTTGCTCGCATGCGTGTGCACGCTGCAACTGGCCGGCTGCCATACGATGGCCGGCCTTGGCAAGGACACACAGGCCGCAGGCCGCTCGCTCGAAAGCGCGGCAAAGAAGTAA
- a CDS encoding succinate dehydrogenase assembly factor 2, whose protein sequence is MTESVSPSFSHQADPHRRARLRWRARRGLLENDIIVERFFNRYEESLSDQDVASLSELFELSDNELMDLLLARKELDGELDTPPMQHVIALLRSV, encoded by the coding sequence ATGACCGAAAGTGTTTCCCCCAGTTTCTCCCACCAGGCCGATCCGCACCGGCGAGCACGACTGCGCTGGCGCGCGCGGCGCGGCCTCCTGGAGAACGACATCATCGTCGAACGTTTTTTCAACCGTTACGAAGAAAGCCTCTCCGACCAGGACGTGGCCTCGCTCTCCGAACTCTTCGAGCTGAGCGACAACGAGTTGATGGACCTGCTTCTTGCACGCAAGGAGCTGGACGGTGAGCTCGACACGCCCCCGATGCAGCACGTGATTGCCCTGCTGCGTTCGGTCTGA
- the leuC gene encoding 3-isopropylmalate dehydratase large subunit yields the protein MAKTLYDKLWDDHTVHVEDDGTTMLYIDRHLLHEVTSPQAFEGLKLAQRPVWRISANLAVSDHNVPTTDRSQGISDPVSKLQVDTLDNNCDAYGITQFKMNDLRQGIVHVIGPEQGATLPGMTVVCGDSHTSTHGAFGALAHGIGTSEVEHVLATQTLLGKKAKNMLVRVEGKLPRGCTAKDIVLAVIGKIGTAGGTGYTIEFAGSAIRDLSMEGRMTVCNMAIEAGARAGLVAVDDVTLEYVKGRPFSPQGVEWEQAVGYWRTLHSDAGAHFDQVVELRAEEVRPQVTWGTSPEMVVSIEDRVPDPEKEKDPNKRNAMERALEYMGLQPNVPVDSIKIDKVFIGSCTNSRIEDMRAAAWVVQKLGRRVASNVKLAMVVPGSGLVKEQAEREGLDKVFKAAGFEWREPGCSMCLAMNADRLEAGERCASTSNRNFEGRQGAGGRTHLVSPAMAAAAAIEGHFVDIRQLS from the coding sequence ATGGCCAAGACGCTTTACGACAAACTTTGGGATGACCACACCGTGCACGTCGAGGATGACGGCACCACGATGCTGTACATCGATCGCCATCTGCTGCACGAAGTCACCAGCCCGCAGGCGTTCGAAGGCCTGAAGCTGGCGCAGCGCCCGGTCTGGCGCATCAGCGCCAACCTGGCGGTGTCGGACCACAACGTGCCGACCACCGATCGTAGCCAGGGTATTTCGGATCCGGTGTCGAAGCTGCAGGTGGATACGCTGGACAACAACTGCGACGCGTACGGCATCACCCAGTTCAAGATGAACGACCTGCGCCAGGGCATCGTGCACGTGATCGGGCCGGAGCAGGGCGCCACGCTGCCGGGCATGACGGTGGTGTGCGGCGATTCGCATACCAGCACGCACGGTGCGTTCGGCGCGCTGGCGCATGGCATCGGCACCTCCGAGGTGGAGCACGTGCTGGCCACGCAGACACTGCTGGGCAAGAAGGCCAAGAACATGCTGGTGCGCGTGGAAGGCAAGCTGCCGCGCGGCTGTACCGCCAAGGACATCGTGCTGGCGGTGATCGGCAAGATCGGCACCGCGGGCGGCACCGGCTACACCATCGAGTTCGCCGGCTCGGCCATTCGCGACCTGAGCATGGAAGGGCGCATGACGGTTTGCAACATGGCCATCGAGGCCGGCGCGCGCGCTGGCCTGGTGGCGGTGGACGATGTCACGCTCGAATACGTCAAGGGCCGCCCGTTCTCGCCGCAGGGCGTGGAGTGGGAGCAGGCCGTAGGCTACTGGCGCACGCTGCATTCGGACGCCGGTGCGCACTTCGACCAGGTGGTCGAGCTGCGCGCGGAAGAGGTCCGTCCGCAGGTGACCTGGGGCACTTCGCCCGAGATGGTCGTCAGCATCGAGGACCGCGTGCCGGATCCCGAGAAGGAAAAAGACCCGAACAAGCGCAACGCCATGGAGCGCGCGCTGGAGTACATGGGCCTGCAGCCCAATGTGCCGGTGGACAGCATCAAGATCGACAAGGTCTTCATTGGCTCCTGCACCAACTCCCGTATCGAAGACATGCGCGCCGCTGCGTGGGTCGTGCAGAAGCTGGGCCGTCGCGTGGCGTCCAACGTGAAGCTGGCGATGGTGGTGCCGGGCTCGGGCCTGGTCAAGGAACAAGCCGAGCGTGAAGGGCTGGACAAGGTCTTCAAGGCCGCCGGCTTCGAATGGCGCGAGCCGGGTTGCTCGATGTGCCTGGCCATGAATGCCGACCGCCTGGAAGCGGGCGAGCGCTGCGCCTCCACCTCGAACCGCAATTTCGAGGGGCGCCAGGGCGCGGGTGGCCGGACTCACCTGGTGAGCCCGGCGATGGCTGCCGCGGCAGCCATCGAAGGCCACTTCGTCGATATCCGCCAGCTCAGCTGA
- the leuD gene encoding 3-isopropylmalate dehydratase small subunit: MDKFTVHSGLTVPLDRENVDTDAIIPKQFLKSIKRTGFGPNLFDEWRYKDVGQPGQDNSRRPLNPDFVLNQPRYQGGSILLARRNFGCGSSREHAPWALTQYGFRAVIAPSFADIFFNNCYKNGLLPVVLTELQVDHIFNETNAFSGYKLTIDLDKQLVITPGGDSYPFDIAPFRKYCMLNGFDDIGLSLRHADKIKAYEAERVAKMPWLNNRVVG; encoded by the coding sequence ATGGATAAGTTCACTGTACACAGCGGGCTCACGGTGCCCCTCGACCGCGAGAACGTCGACACCGACGCCATCATCCCGAAGCAATTCCTCAAGTCGATCAAGCGCACCGGGTTCGGCCCGAACCTGTTCGACGAATGGCGCTACAAGGATGTGGGCCAGCCCGGGCAAGACAACAGCCGCCGTCCGCTGAATCCGGATTTCGTGCTCAACCAGCCGCGCTACCAGGGCGGCTCGATCCTGCTGGCCCGCCGCAACTTCGGCTGCGGCAGCTCGCGCGAGCACGCACCCTGGGCGCTGACGCAGTACGGCTTTCGCGCCGTGATTGCGCCGAGCTTTGCCGACATCTTCTTCAACAACTGCTACAAGAACGGCCTGCTGCCGGTGGTGCTGACCGAGTTGCAGGTCGACCATATCTTCAACGAGACCAATGCGTTCAGCGGCTACAAGCTGACCATCGATCTCGACAAGCAGCTGGTGATCACGCCGGGTGGCGATAGCTACCCGTTCGACATCGCGCCGTTCCGCAAGTACTGCATGCTCAACGGCTTCGACGATATCGGCCTGTCCCTGCGCCATGCCGACAAGATCAAGGCTTATGAGGCAGAGCGCGTGGCTAAGATGCCGTGGTTGAACAACCGCGTGGTCGGCTGA
- the livH gene encoding high-affinity branched-chain amino acid ABC transporter permease LivH produces the protein MNEFLPQFTQQLVNGLTLGAIYALIAIGYTMVYGIIGMINFAHGEIYMIGAYVGLVTLTAIGASAGYPLPLVLGAALLVSVLVTGLYGFAVERVAYRPLRGGPRLVPLISAIGMSIFLQNYVQIGQGARDMSVPVLISGAIEFQMGGDFTVTIPYSRLLIVGVTLVLMIALTMFIGHSRMGRACRACAEDMRMANLLGIDTNRVISFTFVLGAMLAAVGGVLIGLTIGKLNPYIGFVAGIKAFTAAVLGGIGSIPGAMLGGVLLGLAETFASGYMPAEYKDVVAFGLLVLILLFRPTGLLGKPDVEKV, from the coding sequence ATGAACGAGTTCCTTCCACAGTTCACCCAGCAACTGGTCAATGGCCTGACGCTGGGTGCGATCTATGCGCTGATCGCCATTGGCTACACCATGGTCTACGGCATCATCGGCATGATCAATTTTGCCCACGGCGAGATCTACATGATCGGCGCCTATGTGGGCCTGGTGACGCTCACCGCCATCGGCGCAAGCGCGGGCTATCCGCTGCCGCTGGTGCTGGGCGCCGCCTTGCTGGTGTCCGTCCTGGTCACCGGTTTGTATGGCTTCGCTGTCGAGCGCGTGGCCTACCGGCCCTTGCGCGGCGGCCCGCGGCTGGTGCCGCTGATCTCCGCCATCGGCATGTCGATCTTCCTGCAGAACTATGTGCAGATCGGGCAGGGCGCGCGCGACATGTCCGTGCCGGTGCTGATCTCCGGCGCCATCGAGTTCCAGATGGGCGGCGACTTCACCGTGACCATACCGTATTCGCGCCTGCTGATCGTCGGCGTGACGCTGGTGCTGATGATCGCGCTGACCATGTTTATCGGCCACTCGCGCATGGGACGCGCCTGCCGCGCCTGCGCCGAAGACATGCGCATGGCCAACCTGCTCGGCATCGACACCAACCGCGTGATCTCCTTCACTTTCGTGCTGGGCGCAATGCTGGCGGCGGTGGGCGGCGTGCTGATCGGCCTGACCATCGGCAAGCTCAATCCGTACATCGGTTTCGTGGCGGGCATCAAGGCCTTTACCGCGGCCGTGCTGGGCGGCATCGGCAGCATCCCGGGCGCCATGCTGGGCGGTGTGCTGCTGGGCCTTGCCGAGACTTTTGCTTCCGGCTATATGCCGGCCGAGTACAAGGATGTGGTGGCCTTCGGCCTGCTGGTGCTGATCCTGCTGTTCCGCCCGACCGGGCTGCTGGGCAAGCCTGACGTTGAAAAGGTGTGA
- the livG gene encoding high-affinity branched-chain amino acid ABC transporter ATP-binding protein LivG — MSQVQSAELLKVSGLQMRFGGLLAVDGIDFDVRRDEVFAIIGPNGAGKTTVFNCVGGFYKPTAGEVMLDGHSIARLPSHQVARRGLVRTFQNIRLFKQLTVVENLLVAQHLQVRSGLLRGLFATPAYRRAEREALERAALWLERMGLRGVANREAGTLSYGHQRRLEIARCMITNPRLLMLDEPAAGLNPQEKVELSQLIDQLRREYKISVLLIEHDMSLVMGVSDRILVMEHGRPIVVGKPAEVRNDPRVIKAYLGED; from the coding sequence ATGAGCCAAGTTCAATCAGCGGAACTGCTGAAAGTCTCCGGCCTGCAGATGCGCTTCGGCGGCCTGCTGGCGGTCGATGGCATCGATTTCGATGTGCGCCGCGATGAAGTCTTCGCCATCATCGGGCCCAACGGCGCGGGCAAGACCACGGTCTTCAACTGCGTGGGCGGTTTCTACAAGCCCACCGCCGGCGAGGTCATGCTGGACGGCCATTCGATCGCCCGCCTGCCGAGCCACCAGGTGGCGCGCCGCGGCCTGGTGCGCACGTTCCAGAACATCCGCCTGTTCAAGCAACTGACGGTGGTTGAGAACCTGCTGGTGGCGCAACACCTGCAGGTGCGCTCCGGTCTATTGCGCGGGCTGTTTGCCACGCCGGCTTACCGCCGCGCCGAGCGCGAGGCGCTGGAACGCGCCGCACTGTGGCTCGAACGCATGGGCCTGCGCGGCGTTGCCAACCGCGAGGCGGGCACGCTGTCGTACGGCCACCAGCGCCGGCTGGAGATCGCGCGCTGCATGATCACCAACCCGCGCCTGTTGATGCTGGATGAGCCGGCTGCCGGGCTCAACCCGCAGGAAAAGGTCGAGCTGTCGCAGCTGATCGACCAACTGCGGCGCGAGTACAAGATCTCGGTGCTGCTGATCGAGCACGACATGAGCCTGGTGATGGGCGTGTCCGACCGCATCCTGGTGATGGAGCACGGGCGCCCGATCGTGGTCGGCAAACCGGCCGAAGTGCGCAACGACCCGCGCGTGATCAAGGCTTACCTGGGAGAGGACTGA
- a CDS encoding branched-chain amino acid ABC transporter substrate-binding protein, producing MTLSRLTSISLATALCAFGAAAHAETVKIAIAGPMSGSVAQYGDMVKAGALTAIEQINAAGGAGGNKFEVVLMDDACEPKQAVAVANKIVSQKIHYVIGHVCSGSTIPASDIYENEGVVMVTPSATAPQLTENKKRKFIFRTIGRDDQQGPAAAQYIITKVKPKKVAILHDKQSYGQGIASSVKKDLEAAKIPVAVFEGVNAGDSDYSAVITKLKSQGVDFVYFGGYHPEMGLLLRQAREQGVKATFMGPEGVGNKDVTAIAGASSEGMLVTLPADFSADPSNAALVKAFADKKRDANGPFQMPAYAAVQIIGDAIAGAKSTDPAKVAAYMHKNAFQTPIGKVEYDAQGDLKSFRFVVFTWHKDATKTAAN from the coding sequence ATGACGCTGTCCCGTCTTACGTCCATCTCCCTGGCCACGGCCCTGTGCGCTTTCGGCGCTGCTGCCCACGCTGAAACCGTCAAGATTGCCATTGCCGGCCCCATGAGCGGCTCGGTCGCCCAGTACGGCGACATGGTCAAGGCTGGCGCGCTGACTGCCATCGAGCAGATCAATGCCGCCGGCGGCGCGGGTGGCAACAAGTTCGAAGTGGTGTTGATGGATGACGCCTGCGAACCCAAGCAGGCCGTGGCGGTAGCCAACAAGATCGTCAGCCAGAAGATCCATTACGTGATCGGCCATGTGTGCTCGGGCTCGACCATTCCCGCCTCCGACATCTACGAGAACGAAGGCGTGGTGATGGTGACCCCGTCGGCCACCGCGCCGCAGCTGACCGAGAACAAGAAGCGCAAGTTTATCTTCCGCACCATCGGCCGCGACGACCAGCAAGGCCCGGCCGCAGCCCAGTACATCATCACCAAGGTCAAGCCCAAGAAGGTCGCGATCCTGCACGACAAGCAGTCGTACGGCCAGGGCATTGCCTCCTCGGTGAAGAAGGACCTGGAAGCCGCCAAGATCCCGGTGGCCGTGTTCGAGGGCGTGAACGCCGGCGATTCGGACTACTCCGCCGTGATCACCAAGCTCAAGTCGCAGGGCGTGGACTTCGTCTACTTCGGCGGCTACCACCCGGAAATGGGCCTGCTGCTGCGCCAGGCGCGCGAGCAGGGCGTCAAGGCGACCTTCATGGGTCCTGAAGGCGTGGGCAACAAGGACGTGACGGCCATCGCCGGCGCATCCTCCGAAGGCATGCTGGTCACGCTGCCGGCCGACTTCTCCGCCGATCCGTCCAACGCGGCACTGGTCAAGGCCTTCGCCGACAAGAAGCGCGATGCCAACGGCCCGTTCCAGATGCCGGCCTACGCCGCGGTCCAGATCATCGGCGACGCCATTGCCGGCGCCAAGAGCACGGATCCGGCCAAGGTTGCCGCCTATATGCACAAGAACGCCTTCCAGACCCCGATCGGCAAGGTTGAGTACGACGCGCAGGGCGACCTGAAGTCGTTCAGGTTCGTCGTGTTCACCTGGCACAAGGACGCCACCAAGACCGCTGCCAACTAA
- the sdhA gene encoding succinate dehydrogenase flavoprotein subunit encodes MVAVKTGLPRRRFDVVIVGAGGAGMRASLQLAEAGLNVAVLSKVFPTRSHTVAAQGGIGASLGNMSEDNWHYHFYDTIKGSDWLGDQDAIEFMCREAPKVVYELEHFGMPFDRNADGTIYQRPFGGHTSNYGEKPVQRACAAADRTGHALLHTLYQRNVRAKTHFFVEWMALDLIRDADGDVLGVTALEMETGEVYILEAKTTLFATGGAGRIYAASTNAFINTGDGLGMAARAGVPLEDMEFWQFHPTGVAGAGVLITEGVRGEGGILRNKDGERFMERYAPTLKDLAPRDFVSRSMDQEIKEGRGCGPNGDYVLLDLTHVGADTIMKRLPSIREIGVKFANVDAIKEPIPVVPTIHYQMGGIPTNIHGQVVAPKNGNPNEVINGFYAIGECSCVSVHGANRLGTNSLLDLVVFGRAAGNHIVATAIKQKEHKPLPADAADRAMSRLSRLQSSTSGEYTQDVANDIRKNMQSHAGVFRTQKLMDEGVERILEVAERADNIHLKDKSKVFNTALVEALEVANLVEVAKATMISAAARKESRGAHAHSDFPNRDDESWLKHTLFYSEGNRLDYKPVKMNPLTVESVPPKARTF; translated from the coding sequence ATGGTCGCAGTCAAGACAGGATTGCCGCGTCGTCGCTTTGACGTGGTCATCGTCGGGGCGGGCGGCGCTGGGATGCGCGCATCCCTCCAGCTCGCGGAAGCCGGCCTGAATGTCGCCGTGCTCTCCAAGGTTTTCCCGACGCGCTCGCACACCGTGGCGGCGCAGGGTGGCATCGGCGCTTCGCTCGGCAACATGAGCGAGGACAACTGGCACTATCACTTCTACGACACCATCAAGGGTTCCGATTGGCTGGGCGACCAGGACGCAATCGAATTCATGTGCCGTGAAGCGCCCAAGGTCGTCTACGAGCTCGAACACTTCGGCATGCCGTTCGACCGTAACGCCGACGGCACCATCTACCAGCGTCCGTTCGGCGGCCATACGTCGAACTATGGCGAGAAGCCGGTCCAGCGCGCTTGCGCGGCTGCCGACCGTACCGGCCATGCGCTGCTGCACACGCTGTACCAGCGTAATGTGCGTGCCAAGACGCACTTCTTCGTCGAATGGATGGCGCTGGACCTGATCCGCGACGCCGACGGCGACGTGCTGGGCGTGACCGCGCTGGAAATGGAAACCGGCGAGGTCTACATCCTCGAGGCCAAGACCACGCTGTTCGCCACCGGTGGTGCAGGCCGTATCTACGCCGCTTCGACCAATGCCTTCATCAACACCGGTGACGGCCTGGGCATGGCAGCGCGCGCAGGCGTGCCGCTCGAAGACATGGAGTTCTGGCAGTTCCACCCGACCGGCGTGGCCGGCGCGGGCGTGCTGATCACCGAAGGCGTGCGCGGCGAAGGCGGTATCCTGCGCAACAAGGACGGCGAACGCTTCATGGAGCGCTATGCGCCGACGCTGAAGGACCTGGCGCCGCGCGACTTCGTCTCGCGCTCGATGGACCAGGAAATCAAGGAAGGCCGCGGTTGTGGCCCGAACGGCGACTACGTGCTGCTGGACCTGACGCACGTCGGTGCCGACACCATCATGAAGCGCCTGCCGTCGATCCGCGAGATCGGCGTCAAGTTCGCCAACGTCGACGCGATCAAGGAACCGATCCCGGTGGTGCCGACCATCCACTACCAGATGGGCGGTATCCCGACGAATATCCATGGCCAGGTGGTGGCGCCGAAGAACGGCAACCCCAACGAGGTCATCAACGGTTTCTACGCGATCGGCGAATGCTCCTGCGTGTCGGTGCACGGCGCCAACCGCCTGGGCACCAACTCGCTGCTGGACCTGGTGGTGTTCGGCCGCGCGGCCGGCAACCACATCGTGGCGACCGCGATCAAGCAGAAAGAGCACAAGCCGCTGCCGGCCGATGCCGCTGACCGCGCCATGTCCCGCTTGTCCAGGCTGCAATCGTCGACCTCGGGCGAGTACACCCAGGACGTGGCCAACGACATCCGCAAGAACATGCAGTCGCATGCAGGCGTGTTCCGTACGCAGAAGCTGATGGACGAAGGCGTCGAGCGCATCCTGGAAGTGGCCGAGCGTGCCGACAACATCCACCTCAAGGACAAGTCCAAGGTCTTCAACACCGCACTGGTGGAAGCCCTGGAGGTGGCCAACCTGGTGGAAGTGGCCAAGGCGACGATGATTTCGGCCGCTGCCCGCAAGGAATCCCGCGGTGCGCACGCGCACAGCGACTTCCCGAATCGCGACGACGAGAGCTGGCTCAAGCACACGCTGTTCTACAGCGAAGGCAACCGCCTCGACTACAAGCCGGTGAAGATGAACCCGCTGACGGTGGAAAGCGTTCCTCCCAAGGCCCGGACCTTCTAA